DNA sequence from the Cyprinus carpio isolate SPL01 chromosome A9, ASM1834038v1, whole genome shotgun sequence genome:
GTACTCAAACAGGAAAGACAGAGACTTTAGGACACCGTTCTGAACGTTAAGCTCAGGAACACGGTACTCGTTCATCAACGCAGGAAGCACAGTGAAAGGCGAACACGTCTCAGCCACGATAGCGATGGCTACTGTTGTGCACACACGGTTCTGACGCTCCTGCACCTTCAGATTGTTGAGCAACGTGGCCAGCACATCGTGAGGACTAGAGAATGaagaacagaacaaataaaaaaaaaaaatcaacattttcaaaTCTCTAATGACAGATTCTGCGTTAATGAGAAGGAATTTGTGTTTTACCCAATGGCCTTGGCAATGTAGCCGAAGGTATTGACAGTTGCTCTGCGGATGGCCTTCTTGTGGGCTTTCAACAACTCcaacaattcaaaacaaatgcGCATCCATTCCCTGGCAGACACATACTCTGCACCCCTGCAAAGGACACGATGATGTGTTCAGGAGGgattatgaatatatttcaaatgttaagaGCACACATTCTGCAGGGAACTGTGGGACTGACCTGTCAGCGATTCTGCCCACCAGATCAATGCAGTTCTCTTGCACCTTCTCATGTCTGTTCTTCAGGATGGGAGTCAAACGTGGAAGCAAGTCTTTGATAGGTGGTGTCATCTTGTGCATACCTGCCAATGGGACATTTACACACTTATTCATACTCAAAAGAAAGCAAAGCAGGAGAAATAACTAATTTATGCAAtgcactgaaattattttttcacCGAATCCAAAATAATATTCGAGAAAATACAAATTTAgcagaaaactaaaagcaaaataaagttTCTGTAATTAAGTCTGGGTAATCTGTGGTCATGGGGAAATGTTCTgagccaaagtttaatacttagggttagggCTTAGATGCTGGCAAACACCAGTAACGAAGCACTTTGACCAACACTCACCAATAACATTGACAATAGCTTTAAGGGCTCCAAGAATGCTTCCCAGCACTTCTGGGTATTCTTCTCCCAGATACTCGTACAACACCACACCCAAATGGCCCATGAGCTTTTCCTACATGGAaaatgtcagagcaagatattagTATACAGTATTGTTTAACCAATCCGGAAATGTCCAGTCCAGAAATGTACATATGGCAATCCTCACCTCTTGGCATGTCTTCATGACCACGGCTGTACGAGAAATCAGGTCAGCAGCCTGTTGACGGACTTTGGCGGATTTGTTGTTCAGACGCCACAGCACTGTACCGCAGATCTGAGGCAGGTACGGTTTAACTCTCTTACCCAGTGCATTTACCACTGTACCGAAACCATTCAGCATCACAGAGTCCTGGAGATACAGGCGAGATTATGAGGTAAGATGATGACATAAAAGAACAGGATATCTTAGACGCAACAAAGTCTGTAACTCACCTCAGTGGTCTGTTCCTGGAAGGCGTACAGGATACCGTCAATAAGCTGCTCCTCCAGTTTGTGATCAATGTCAGCAGCACCGAGGTTGCCCATGATTTTCTCAATGGTCTCCATGACCATTTTTCTGTACTGTTCAGCTTCATCCTTCAAGTCATCCACGATACGGGAAATAATCTCAGCTGCCCCCACCTTATTAGCCAGCTCCACTGTAGTGTCCACTAACtgttaaaacaagtaaaaagacAATTGAGGTTAAATGTGTGTTGTTAATGGTTAACATGATTTCTAATTATGTGACGATCTCACATACCTGTCTGTAGTTGCGCCTATCCAATGCCATTCGGTGCTGCCAGAAATGTTTAAAGAAGGGGGGCAAAATCTCTGTTTTAATGTAATTGGCTTCCACACCATCTGTGCCACAGCACTGCTTCACCACCTGAAATGTGCAAGAAAAAAACGTTTAGCCGAAAATGTTATAGaaagattaaattttttatgcTTTCGAATAGTTTCCTAACCCACCTTGAGGACAATCTTCTTCATCTCCTCGTCAGGAGACTGGAACTCTCGAATAAGGATAAGCATTACTTCTCTGGTGTAATAGTTGGCATATTCAGCATCCATAAGAGGGATCAAGTATCCAATGGCTTTCAAAAAGGCAGCAAGACCCTAAGACAACAcagaaaatactgttaaaacGCAGTTACTAAGAATCTTTGGGTTGCAGCCCAAAAAGTAAGTTTGAaagcaaatattacaaataatgtgTCGATTTTTTATTGAACAAACACATGCTCACCTTGCCTCTGTGTTGCCTGATACCTTTCCAAAGAGGTTTCAGCACAGAATCAAAAGACTCAATACCGTATGGTGTAGCAGCTTCAGCCAGGGCAGCGATAGCCAGAGCACTGATGGTTCGCACTTTCTGCTGCTCGTCCACCAGACCTGAGGGGAAGAAAAACAACAGCTTGAGACTGGCCCACACAGCAGACAATGTAAAAGACTTTTGGTACACCAACATACAGAAAGATCAAGACCAAAATACCATACTAACCATGCTCTATAATCTCCACCAAGCTGCGGAGATGGGGCAGGATAGCACAGCCCATGAGAATAGCGATCTGCTGTACGATCTTGATACCCGTGTGACGAGCCTGCCAGGATTTCTTGCTCTTGCAAACAGCCTTGAGGAAAGGCAGTAGAGATGGAATGCCCAGAGCAGATGCCACAACGGCGAAAGCACGAGCTGTTGTGTTTCTCACATACTCATCCATGTTGTCAATGTCAGGCCTCATAGTGGAGATCATAGTGGCCAGACCAGCAGCCTGTGAAAGAAGAAATGCGGATTCCATTAAGGCCtttaaaatttctaaattaataagACAACTGTTGGGATGCTGTTATCAACCAAAgatgatatttactatttacaGTCAACCATCTTACCTTCGCCAAGTTGGAGATGATCTCTCTACCCTCTACTCTAGCATAGTAATCTTCATCAATCAGCAAGGGCTCAATCACCACAAGAATCTGCAAGAACAAACAGACAGGAATGTTAGAAAAGACACATGAAAGGTAATACATTTCTTCACCCaagtattaaaatgaatgcttATGGACTTACCTTGTGAACGTATGGTCGAACCAAGTCATCAAGCTTGTACAGGATACGATCGATGACTTTCACCAAGAGATGACGCTCCTGGTCCTCCAGTGTAGGAGACATCAGCAGTGGCAGGATCTGGTTAAAGAGGGGTCCTGCACCAAACTCTCTGGCTTTATCTGTAATTTGACGAAGAGCAGCCTGAAAGGAGAGAGCTTGTTAGAGATCATCTTTTTAAGATTATGTGTTACAGTCCATCAAGTGTGAGAGAGGATACTGACCTTTCTCATGGGAGGCGTTCCATTCTTGATCTTTAGGAGCAGCTTCATGATCTTGCGCTCCTTCTGTTCTTCTGGACTGAGGGTGGACTCATCAACTTCAACCTGCAAACACAGACATCTGGGTTGTCACTTTTGACTGACTGTCAGTAGGCTTTAGGTATCATTTTGATAACCGTCTAGCCATCAGCAACCATGTAGAACATCCTAATAACCATACAGTAAACCAAaaatgtagggctgcacaatttatTGAATTTCTAATGGCGATTACAATTAcagatgccacaattatgtaatcgcTCAAAGCGgaaattaatcgttcaaagtccacttgtTATTCTACatgcttaagatgtgttttttttttctttttactggtTATCTTAAAGGTTTTTCCATTGTTGTATTTTTAGTCGAACATTATACtaccatacatttttatttaaagaagaaaccaatccaatgtatagatgacatttgaggcttaatactatagaaaagcaataaaagttcAGTTAGTttattttcagcttgtttattttctccTAAAATTAAAGCATGCGGATAGCGATGGGTAGCCAATAAATCAGAACACCCCTATTAATAAtagcaattacaatttcaaggaaaTAATCGACAATTACGATTTGtcaatcgtgcagccctacaaacaagccaTATCTCAGCACCAGAACattgtacagacatgggggttggctctCTAGCAATCACAAGGAAGACCCTAGTAACTTCCTAGTGCCAGGTTTTACCACAGcacacaccactcacattttcttcagaaaatatacaagtattatttaaatgtatttttatcactATTACTTATaacttttaatatgaatattaataataataacaagtattattatttaaaatataaaattttaataatattttaaa
Encoded proteins:
- the sf3b1 gene encoding splicing factor 3B subunit 1 isoform X2 yields the protein MQVRTYMDVMKEQHLSKEEREIRLQMVEKAKAGELKAVNGSAASQAAAAKRKRRWDQTADHTPSNTTPRKVSSWDQADGGSETPGHTPSNSRWDETPGRAKGSETPGATPSTRMWEPTPSHTPAGAATPGRDTPGHATPGHGGATSSVRKNRWDETPKTERETPGHGSGWAETPRTDRGDESVGETPTPGASKRKSRWDETPVSQMGSSTPLLTPGKTPLGTPAMNMATPTPGHLMSMTPEQLQAWRWEREIDERNRPLTDEELDAMFPEGYKVLPPPAGYVPIRTPARKLAATPTPIGGMTGFHMQTEDRSMKQVNDQPSGNLPFLKPDDIQYFDKLLVEVDESTLSPEEQKERKIMKLLLKIKNGTPPMRKAALRQITDKAREFGAGPLFNQILPLLMSPTLEDQERHLLVKVIDRILYKLDDLVRPYVHKILVVIEPLLIDEDYYARVEGREIISNLAKAAGLATMISTMRPDIDNMDEYVRNTTARAFAVVASALGIPSLLPFLKAVCKSKKSWQARHTGIKIVQQIAILMGCAILPHLRSLVEIIEHGLVDEQQKVRTISALAIAALAEAATPYGIESFDSVLKPLWKGIRQHRGKGLAAFLKAIGYLIPLMDAEYANYYTREVMLILIREFQSPDEEMKKIVLKVVKQCCGTDGVEANYIKTEILPPFFKHFWQHRMALDRRNYRQLVDTTVELANKVGAAEIISRIVDDLKDEAEQYRKMVMETIEKIMGNLGAADIDHKLEEQLIDGILYAFQEQTTEDSVMLNGFGTVVNALGKRVKPYLPQICGTVLWRLNNKSAKVRQQAADLISRTAVVMKTCQEEKLMGHLGVVLYEYLGEEYPEVLGSILGALKAIVNVIGMHKMTPPIKDLLPRLTPILKNRHEKVQENCIDLVGRIADRGAEYVSAREWMRICFELLELLKAHKKAIRRATVNTFGYIAKAIGPHDVLATLLNNLKVQERQNRVCTTVAIAIVAETCSPFTVLPALMNEYRVPELNVQNGVLKSLSFLFEYIGEMGKDYIYAVTPLLEDALMDRDLVHRQTASAVVQHMSLGVYGFGCEDSLNHLLNYVWPNVFETSPHVIQAVMGALEGLRVAIGPCRMLQYCLQGLFHPARKVRDVYWKIYNSIYIGSQDALIAHYPLVYNDEKNSYVRYELEYFL
- the sf3b1 gene encoding splicing factor 3B subunit 1 isoform X1, with product MAQIAKTHDDIEAQILEIQGMKAALVEGADQGVGLDSTGYYDQEIYGGSDSRFAGYVTSIAANEQEDDDDEDSSTSLLGPKKPGYHAPVAILNSIPQSDEQYDPFAEHRPQKISDREDEYKKRRQKMIISPERHDPFADGGKTPDPKMQVRTYMDVMKEQHLSKEEREIRLQMVEKAKAGELKAVNGSAASQAAAAKRKRRWDQTADHTPSNTTPRKVSSWDQADGGSETPGHTPSNSRWDETPGRAKGSETPGATPSTRMWEPTPSHTPAGAATPGRDTPGHATPGHGGATSSVRKNRWDETPKTERETPGHGSGWAETPRTDRGDESVGETPTPGASKRKSRWDETPVSQMGSSTPLLTPGKTPLGTPAMNMATPTPGHLMSMTPEQLQAWRWEREIDERNRPLTDEELDAMFPEGYKVLPPPAGYVPIRTPARKLAATPTPIGGMTGFHMQTEDRSMKQVNDQPSGNLPFLKPDDIQYFDKLLVEVDESTLSPEEQKERKIMKLLLKIKNGTPPMRKAALRQITDKAREFGAGPLFNQILPLLMSPTLEDQERHLLVKVIDRILYKLDDLVRPYVHKILVVIEPLLIDEDYYARVEGREIISNLAKAAGLATMISTMRPDIDNMDEYVRNTTARAFAVVASALGIPSLLPFLKAVCKSKKSWQARHTGIKIVQQIAILMGCAILPHLRSLVEIIEHGLVDEQQKVRTISALAIAALAEAATPYGIESFDSVLKPLWKGIRQHRGKGLAAFLKAIGYLIPLMDAEYANYYTREVMLILIREFQSPDEEMKKIVLKVVKQCCGTDGVEANYIKTEILPPFFKHFWQHRMALDRRNYRQLVDTTVELANKVGAAEIISRIVDDLKDEAEQYRKMVMETIEKIMGNLGAADIDHKLEEQLIDGILYAFQEQTTEDSVMLNGFGTVVNALGKRVKPYLPQICGTVLWRLNNKSAKVRQQAADLISRTAVVMKTCQEEKLMGHLGVVLYEYLGEEYPEVLGSILGALKAIVNVIGMHKMTPPIKDLLPRLTPILKNRHEKVQENCIDLVGRIADRGAEYVSAREWMRICFELLELLKAHKKAIRRATVNTFGYIAKAIGPHDVLATLLNNLKVQERQNRVCTTVAIAIVAETCSPFTVLPALMNEYRVPELNVQNGVLKSLSFLFEYIGEMGKDYIYAVTPLLEDALMDRDLVHRQTASAVVQHMSLGVYGFGCEDSLNHLLNYVWPNVFETSPHVIQAVMGALEGLRVAIGPCRMLQYCLQGLFHPARKVRDVYWKIYNSIYIGSQDALIAHYPLVYNDEKNSYVRYELEYFL